In Sardina pilchardus chromosome 10, fSarPil1.1, whole genome shotgun sequence, one genomic interval encodes:
- the nfat5a gene encoding nuclear factor of activated T-cells 5a isoform X1 yields the protein MPSDFISLLSADIDLNSPKSLYSKERAGSQGQTHPLLTAPSAVPESVYDLLPKELQLPGSSLQEKPAMSQKSGGEAGPPPPAALAADAASSCNVSSSPVGGNSTALPGSSCPSMLSATSAPEQGSQLLGEGPGGPVPGGGPGALGLGVEVAAGASGDGSNSGGGGGGGGGGPQQSQITPSKRRTVLNISPPPEDLLDDSCMSCQEEAAAVTAATATTGPDSEQSGSMWMDESLSSFSMASSSSYNDNTEVPRKSRKRTPRQRPGPKPVAAQAPSMEVFDADSANAPHFVLSQLGSDAKASPKTSSLEAGGALRAGVLAAQFPPKSEGKELKILVQPETQHRARYLTEGSRGSVKDRTQQGFPTVKLEGVSEPVVLQVFVANDTGRVKPHGFYQACRVTGRNTTACKEVDIEGTTVIEVSLEPTNSMSLAVDCVGILKLRNADVEARIGVAGSKKKSTRARLAFRVNIPRPDGSMLTLQTPSSPILCTQPAGVPEILKKSLHSCSVIGGEEVFIIGKNFLKGTKVLFQETSSDESGWQAEAEIDMELFHQNHLIVKVPPYRDLSITSPVAVGICIVTNAGRTNEVQPFTYTPHSEPSVDVPVKSEASTSAKSCPFEDRMKAMQTGNSNIDSNMMTPLILKREEVTPMEVSTNAPAPSVFKPEDVLAAPQQILEVNVNLPASSSESFPSPAPLQPAATQPPQAPLFAAPEPLSTIQKQDIAPSASFQVSLSEDATVLQPVPPQVPQQFLRETPETLSPEESGSEEAAMLMMSMPQLEALPLPAVSQQQQHQHQQQQQQQQQQQPSPVSTLLPQDGVAQLERAVRELQAGGDSLVQQVLVAAAAQQQLNSVLYSPGPSADTLQKHVQENMNSLQLGGNDRSMNCQQQQQQQQQQQQQHHQQQQQQHHQQQQQQQQHQQQQQQQQPPQSILENLQQQHQQALENLQHQQNVLENLKQHQKVLENFQQHQQVLDNLQQPSLQQQQQQQQQQHPKVLESIQQQQNTLVNLQHQKVLNDLQQQNSFENLQQQQQQQQQQQQQQNVFKSLEQLQSEIMQQQIPMQCTPSFPSSGAPKQQPPTCHPSEGLLHSSPQQQQQQQQQQQQQQQALFQQAGGLLTIQTSSFLQQPSHPSPPQQLFQTPTQMSETQGQQAVLFGSKPTPAQAQVQAALFPGTITMLAADQQQAPPGLFLDQSIVPGQLGTDSNQTQQQLEQQQQQQIAFITPMQTSASEAQAVSLLQGQIQLSTPMEQQRSPQQQMQPQPQAAPLFQSQPQQQQQQQQQQQQQQQQQQPQQQQQQTGLLFCTNPLNHQDLPPSLLFSSQPQGLFQDQPMQVVPSSASVSVEAASNQSAVPQSQGSQNPLLFSQTGMVSVGQQDAAEPMSFQEQSAVVGDPSAQGGSSQPGLFQDQQPMQVVPSSGSVSVSSGDQSTVGLFLPQAAITALQGGVSSQEMPPTATTAAIFAGQSTMAVGGLQSSGGSTAQAASDALFQSALTGALSQPGQPPQSGLFLFELPNDCSQLLNPQGPSLANPLVSLGHGGPGPNQGSMPSSAQIQTLLEQSSSLSDTQNMVKIDDILETLQEQEKNLSGDF from the exons ATGCCCTCTGATTTTATATCGCTGCTAAGCGCGGATATCGACCTTAATTCCCCCAAATCCCTCTACTCTAAAG AGCGCGCGGGGAGCCAAGGCCAGACGCACCCGCTGCTCACGGCGCCATCTGCAGTTCCAG AGTCGGTGTATGACCTGCTCCCCAAAGAGCTGCAGCTGCCTGGCTCCTCGCTGCAGGAGAAGCCCGCCATGAGtcagaagagtggaggagaggccgGCCCTCCTCCTCCGGCAGCCCTGGCCGCAG ATGCTGCCTCGTCCTGCAACGTCTCCTCCAGCCCAGTAGGGGGCAACAGCACTGCGCTCCCTGGCTCCTCCTGCCCCAGCATGCTCTCCGCTACCTCGGCCCCCGAGCAGGGCTCCCAGCTCCTGGGCGAGGGCCCTGGCGGTCCGGTCCCGGGGGGCGGACCGGGAGCCCTGGGGCTCGGGGTAGAGGTGGCCGCTGGGGCGTCTGGTGATGGCAGCaacagcggaggaggaggaggaggaggaggaggagggcctcAGCAGAGCCAGATCACCCCATCCAAGCGGCGGACGGTGCTGAACATCTCGCCGCCGCCGGAGGACCTGCTGGACGACAGCTGCATGTCCTgccaggaggaggcggcggccgTGACGGCTGCGACTGCGACGACAGGGCCGGACTCGGAGCAGAGCGGCAGCATGTGGATGGACGAGTCCCTGTCCAGCTTCAGCATGGCCAGCAGCAGCTCGTACAACGACAACACCGAGGTGCCGCGCAAGTCGCGCAAGCGCACGCCACGCCAGAGGCCCGGGCCCAAGCCCGTCGCTGCCCAGGCGCCCAGCATGGAGGTGTTCGATGCCGACAGCGCCAACGCACCCCACTTTGTGCTCTCCCAGCTGGGCTCGGACGCCAAAGCCAGCCCCAAGACCAG CTCCCTGGAGGCGGGCGGCGCCTTGCGGGCGGGCGTCCTGGCGGCGCAGTTCCCCCCGAAGAGCGAGGGCAAGGAGCTGAAGATCCTGGTGCAGCCGGAGACGCAGCACCGCGCGCGCTACCTCACCGAGGGCAGCCGGGGCTCCGTCAAGGACCGCACACAGCAGGGCTTCCCCACCGTCAAG CTGGAGGGGGTGAGTGAGCCGGTGGTGCTGCAGGTGTTTGTGGCCAACGACACGGGCCGCGTGAAGCCCCACGGCTTCTACCAGGCCTGCAGGGTGACGGGACGCAACACCACCGCCTGCAAGGAGGTGGACATCGAGGGGACCACCGTCATCGAAGTCAGCCTGGAGCCCACCAACAGCATGAGCCTGGC TGTGGACTGTGTCGGCATCCTGAAGCTGCGCAATGCGGACGTCGAGGCTCGCATCGGGGTGGCGGGCTCGAAAAAGAAGAGCACGCGCGCCCGCCTGGCGTTCCGCGTCAACATCCCGCGTCCCGACGGCTCCATGCTCACGCTGCAGACGCCCTCCTCGCCCATCCTCTGCA CTCAGCCAGCAGGTGTGCCTGAGATTCTGAAGAAGAGCCTGCACAGTTGCTCGGTGATCGGGGGAGAGGAGGTGTTTATCATCGGAAAGAACTTCCTCAAGGGAACCAAAGTGCTGTTCCAGGAGACCAGCTCAG ATGAGAGCGGCTGGCAGGCGGAGGCTGAGATCGACATGGAGCTGTTTCATCAG AATCACCTGATCGTGAAGGTTCCTCCGTACCGGGACCTCAGCATCACCTCTCCAGTGGCAGTAGGCATCTGTATCGTGACCAACGCGGGGAGAACCAATGAAGTGCAGCCGTTCACTTATACTCCCCACTCCG agcCCTCAGTAGATGTGCCTGTGAAGTCTGAGGCCTCCACCTCAGCCAAGTCCTGCCCGTTTGAGGACCGCATGAAAG CAATGCAAACTGGGAACAGTAATATTGACAGCAACATGATGACTCCGCTGATCTTGAAACGAGAGGAGGTCACCCCTATGGAGGTGTCCACTAACGCCCCAGCACCCAGTGTCTTTAAG CCAGAAGACGTCCTTGCAGCCCCACAGCAAATTCTGGAGGTGAATGTCAACCTCCCAGCCTCGAGCAGCGAGTCATTCCCCAGTCCAGCCCCTCTCCAGCCTGCCGCCACCCAGCCGCCACAGGCCCCCCTGTTCGCGGCGCCGGAGCCACTGAGCACCATCCAGAAACAAGACATCGCCCCCAGCGCCTCCTTCCAGGTGTCCCTGTCCGAGGACGCCACCGTCCTGCAGCCCGTGCCCCCCCAGGTGCCGCAGCAGTTCCTGCGGGAGACCCCCGAGACCCTCTCCCCGGAGGAGAGCGGCTCTGAGGAGGCGGCCATGCTCATGATGAGCATGCCCCAGCTGGAGGCCTTGCCGTTGCCGGCCGtgtcccagcagcagcagcatcagcatcaacagcagcagcagcagcagcagcagcagcagccgtccCCTGTGTCCACGCTGCTGCCCCAGGACGGGGTGGCTCAGCTGGAGCGGGCGGTGCGTGAGCTGCAGGCAGGCGGGGACTCCCTGGTGCAGCAGGTGCTGGTGGCGGCTGCAGCCCAGCAGCAGCTCAACTCGGTACTGTACAGCCCTGGGCCCTCGGCTGACACTCTGCAGAAACACGTACAGGAGAACATGAACAGTCTTCAGCTGGGAGGAAATGATCGATCCATGAACtgtcagcagcagcaacaacagcaacaacaacaacaacaacaacatcatcaacaacaacaacagcaacaccaccaacagcaacaacaacaacaacagcaccaacaacagcagcagcagcagcagcctccacaGTCCATACTGGAaaatctgcagcagcagcatcaacaaGCATTGGAGAACCTACAACATCAACAGAATGTGCTGGAAAATTTGAAACAGCATCAGAAAGTTCTAGAGAACTTCCAACAGCATCAGCAAGTCTTGGAtaacctgcagcagccctcactgcaacaacagcagcaacaacagcagcagcagcaccccaaAGTGCTGGAGTCAATTCAGCAACAGCAGAACACTTTGGTCAACCTTCAGCATCAGAAAGTTCTGAATGACCTGCAGCAGCAAAACAGTTTTGAGAaccttcagcagcagcagcagcagcagcagcagcagcagcagcagcagaatgtCTTTAAGAGCCTGGAACAGTTGCAGTCAGAGATCATGCAGCAGCAGATCCCCATGCAATGCACCCCCAGTTTTCCATCCAGTGGGGCTCCTAAGCAGCAGCCCCCCACCTGCCACCCTTCTGAGGGCCTTCTCCATAGTTCCCcccagcagcaacaacagcagcagcagcagcagcagcaacagcaacaagcaCTTTTCCAACAAGCCGGTGGACTCTTGACCATCCAGACGTCCAGCTTCCTTCAGCAGCCCTCCCATCCTTCCCCACCCCAGCAGCTTTTCCAGACACCGACCCAGATGTCGGAGACCCAGGGTCAGCAGGCGGTGCTGTTCGGGTCCAAACCCACGCCGGCTCAGGCACAGGTCCAGGCAGCTCTCTTCCCCGGTACCATCACCATGCTGGCAGCCGACCAACAACAGGCCCCCCCTGGCCTCTTCCTGGATCAGAGTATTGTACCGGGCCAGTTGGGAACAGACAGCAATCAGACTCAGCAACAActggaacagcagcagcagcagcagattgCTTTCATCACCCCCATGCAGACGTCTGCGTCCGAGGCCCAGGCGGTATCGCTGCTTCAGGGGCAAATCCAGTTGTCCACTCCTATGGAGCAGCAGCGTTCGCCCCAGCAGCAGATGCAACCACAGCCCCAGGCAGCCCCCCTGTTCCAAAGCCAaccccagcaacagcagcagcaacaacagcagcagcagcaacaacaacaacaacagcagccgcagcagcagcagcagcaaacagGCCTGTTGTTCTGCACCAACCCCCTGAACCACCAGGACCTGCCCCCGTCTCTGCTGTTCAGCAGCCAGCCTCAGGGCCTCTTCCAGGACCAGCCCATGCAGGTGGTGCCCAGCAGTGCCAGTGTGAGTGTGGAAGCCGCCTCCAACCAATCGGCTGTCCCTCAGTCCCAgggctcccagaatcctctgcTGTTCTCCCAGACTGGCATGGTGTCCGTGGGACAGCAAGACGCCGCAGAGCCGATGTCCTTCCAGGAGCAGAGCGCGGTGGTGGGCGACCCGTCCGCCCAGGGCGGCTCCTCGCAGCCCGGGCTGTTTCAGGACCAGCAGCCCATGCAGGTGGTGCCCAGCTCCGGCAGCGTTTCCGTCAGCTCCGGCGACCAGTCCACCGTCGGCCTTTTCCTGCCGCAGGCGGCCATCACAGCTCTACAAGGAGGCGTGAGCAGCCAGGAGATGCCTCCGACTGCCACCACGGCGGCCATCTTTGCTGGGCAGAGCACCATGGCAGTAGGGGGGCTTCAGAGCTCCGGCGGCTCCACAGCACAAGCCGCCTCTGACGCTCTCTTCCAGTCAGCCCTGACGGGAGCCCTCAGCCAGCCGGGGCAGCCTCCGCAGTCGGGCCTCTTCCTCTTTGAACTACCCAACG ATTGCAGTCAGCTCCTGAATCCTCAAGGCCCTTCGCTAGCCAACCCGTTGGTGTCGCTGGGCCACGGAGGACCCGGTCCCAACCAGGGCTCGATGCCCAGCAGCGCCCAGATCCAGACCCTGCTGGAGCAGTCCAGCAGCCTGAGCGACACCCAGAACATGGTGAAGATCGACGACATCCTGGAGACGctgcaggagcaggagaagaaCCTGTCAGGGGACTTTTAG
- the nfat5a gene encoding nuclear factor of activated T-cells 5a isoform X2: MPSDFISLLSADIDLNSPKSLYSKESVYDLLPKELQLPGSSLQEKPAMSQKSGGEAGPPPPAALAADAASSCNVSSSPVGGNSTALPGSSCPSMLSATSAPEQGSQLLGEGPGGPVPGGGPGALGLGVEVAAGASGDGSNSGGGGGGGGGGPQQSQITPSKRRTVLNISPPPEDLLDDSCMSCQEEAAAVTAATATTGPDSEQSGSMWMDESLSSFSMASSSSYNDNTEVPRKSRKRTPRQRPGPKPVAAQAPSMEVFDADSANAPHFVLSQLGSDAKASPKTSSLEAGGALRAGVLAAQFPPKSEGKELKILVQPETQHRARYLTEGSRGSVKDRTQQGFPTVKLEGVSEPVVLQVFVANDTGRVKPHGFYQACRVTGRNTTACKEVDIEGTTVIEVSLEPTNSMSLAVDCVGILKLRNADVEARIGVAGSKKKSTRARLAFRVNIPRPDGSMLTLQTPSSPILCTQPAGVPEILKKSLHSCSVIGGEEVFIIGKNFLKGTKVLFQETSSDESGWQAEAEIDMELFHQNHLIVKVPPYRDLSITSPVAVGICIVTNAGRTNEVQPFTYTPHSEPSVDVPVKSEASTSAKSCPFEDRMKAMQTGNSNIDSNMMTPLILKREEVTPMEVSTNAPAPSVFKPEDVLAAPQQILEVNVNLPASSSESFPSPAPLQPAATQPPQAPLFAAPEPLSTIQKQDIAPSASFQVSLSEDATVLQPVPPQVPQQFLRETPETLSPEESGSEEAAMLMMSMPQLEALPLPAVSQQQQHQHQQQQQQQQQQQPSPVSTLLPQDGVAQLERAVRELQAGGDSLVQQVLVAAAAQQQLNSVLYSPGPSADTLQKHVQENMNSLQLGGNDRSMNCQQQQQQQQQQQQQHHQQQQQQHHQQQQQQQQHQQQQQQQQPPQSILENLQQQHQQALENLQHQQNVLENLKQHQKVLENFQQHQQVLDNLQQPSLQQQQQQQQQQHPKVLESIQQQQNTLVNLQHQKVLNDLQQQNSFENLQQQQQQQQQQQQQQNVFKSLEQLQSEIMQQQIPMQCTPSFPSSGAPKQQPPTCHPSEGLLHSSPQQQQQQQQQQQQQQQALFQQAGGLLTIQTSSFLQQPSHPSPPQQLFQTPTQMSETQGQQAVLFGSKPTPAQAQVQAALFPGTITMLAADQQQAPPGLFLDQSIVPGQLGTDSNQTQQQLEQQQQQQIAFITPMQTSASEAQAVSLLQGQIQLSTPMEQQRSPQQQMQPQPQAAPLFQSQPQQQQQQQQQQQQQQQQQQPQQQQQQTGLLFCTNPLNHQDLPPSLLFSSQPQGLFQDQPMQVVPSSASVSVEAASNQSAVPQSQGSQNPLLFSQTGMVSVGQQDAAEPMSFQEQSAVVGDPSAQGGSSQPGLFQDQQPMQVVPSSGSVSVSSGDQSTVGLFLPQAAITALQGGVSSQEMPPTATTAAIFAGQSTMAVGGLQSSGGSTAQAASDALFQSALTGALSQPGQPPQSGLFLFELPNDCSQLLNPQGPSLANPLVSLGHGGPGPNQGSMPSSAQIQTLLEQSSSLSDTQNMVKIDDILETLQEQEKNLSGDF; the protein is encoded by the exons ATGCCCTCTGATTTTATATCGCTGCTAAGCGCGGATATCGACCTTAATTCCCCCAAATCCCTCTACTCTAAAG AGTCGGTGTATGACCTGCTCCCCAAAGAGCTGCAGCTGCCTGGCTCCTCGCTGCAGGAGAAGCCCGCCATGAGtcagaagagtggaggagaggccgGCCCTCCTCCTCCGGCAGCCCTGGCCGCAG ATGCTGCCTCGTCCTGCAACGTCTCCTCCAGCCCAGTAGGGGGCAACAGCACTGCGCTCCCTGGCTCCTCCTGCCCCAGCATGCTCTCCGCTACCTCGGCCCCCGAGCAGGGCTCCCAGCTCCTGGGCGAGGGCCCTGGCGGTCCGGTCCCGGGGGGCGGACCGGGAGCCCTGGGGCTCGGGGTAGAGGTGGCCGCTGGGGCGTCTGGTGATGGCAGCaacagcggaggaggaggaggaggaggaggaggagggcctcAGCAGAGCCAGATCACCCCATCCAAGCGGCGGACGGTGCTGAACATCTCGCCGCCGCCGGAGGACCTGCTGGACGACAGCTGCATGTCCTgccaggaggaggcggcggccgTGACGGCTGCGACTGCGACGACAGGGCCGGACTCGGAGCAGAGCGGCAGCATGTGGATGGACGAGTCCCTGTCCAGCTTCAGCATGGCCAGCAGCAGCTCGTACAACGACAACACCGAGGTGCCGCGCAAGTCGCGCAAGCGCACGCCACGCCAGAGGCCCGGGCCCAAGCCCGTCGCTGCCCAGGCGCCCAGCATGGAGGTGTTCGATGCCGACAGCGCCAACGCACCCCACTTTGTGCTCTCCCAGCTGGGCTCGGACGCCAAAGCCAGCCCCAAGACCAG CTCCCTGGAGGCGGGCGGCGCCTTGCGGGCGGGCGTCCTGGCGGCGCAGTTCCCCCCGAAGAGCGAGGGCAAGGAGCTGAAGATCCTGGTGCAGCCGGAGACGCAGCACCGCGCGCGCTACCTCACCGAGGGCAGCCGGGGCTCCGTCAAGGACCGCACACAGCAGGGCTTCCCCACCGTCAAG CTGGAGGGGGTGAGTGAGCCGGTGGTGCTGCAGGTGTTTGTGGCCAACGACACGGGCCGCGTGAAGCCCCACGGCTTCTACCAGGCCTGCAGGGTGACGGGACGCAACACCACCGCCTGCAAGGAGGTGGACATCGAGGGGACCACCGTCATCGAAGTCAGCCTGGAGCCCACCAACAGCATGAGCCTGGC TGTGGACTGTGTCGGCATCCTGAAGCTGCGCAATGCGGACGTCGAGGCTCGCATCGGGGTGGCGGGCTCGAAAAAGAAGAGCACGCGCGCCCGCCTGGCGTTCCGCGTCAACATCCCGCGTCCCGACGGCTCCATGCTCACGCTGCAGACGCCCTCCTCGCCCATCCTCTGCA CTCAGCCAGCAGGTGTGCCTGAGATTCTGAAGAAGAGCCTGCACAGTTGCTCGGTGATCGGGGGAGAGGAGGTGTTTATCATCGGAAAGAACTTCCTCAAGGGAACCAAAGTGCTGTTCCAGGAGACCAGCTCAG ATGAGAGCGGCTGGCAGGCGGAGGCTGAGATCGACATGGAGCTGTTTCATCAG AATCACCTGATCGTGAAGGTTCCTCCGTACCGGGACCTCAGCATCACCTCTCCAGTGGCAGTAGGCATCTGTATCGTGACCAACGCGGGGAGAACCAATGAAGTGCAGCCGTTCACTTATACTCCCCACTCCG agcCCTCAGTAGATGTGCCTGTGAAGTCTGAGGCCTCCACCTCAGCCAAGTCCTGCCCGTTTGAGGACCGCATGAAAG CAATGCAAACTGGGAACAGTAATATTGACAGCAACATGATGACTCCGCTGATCTTGAAACGAGAGGAGGTCACCCCTATGGAGGTGTCCACTAACGCCCCAGCACCCAGTGTCTTTAAG CCAGAAGACGTCCTTGCAGCCCCACAGCAAATTCTGGAGGTGAATGTCAACCTCCCAGCCTCGAGCAGCGAGTCATTCCCCAGTCCAGCCCCTCTCCAGCCTGCCGCCACCCAGCCGCCACAGGCCCCCCTGTTCGCGGCGCCGGAGCCACTGAGCACCATCCAGAAACAAGACATCGCCCCCAGCGCCTCCTTCCAGGTGTCCCTGTCCGAGGACGCCACCGTCCTGCAGCCCGTGCCCCCCCAGGTGCCGCAGCAGTTCCTGCGGGAGACCCCCGAGACCCTCTCCCCGGAGGAGAGCGGCTCTGAGGAGGCGGCCATGCTCATGATGAGCATGCCCCAGCTGGAGGCCTTGCCGTTGCCGGCCGtgtcccagcagcagcagcatcagcatcaacagcagcagcagcagcagcagcagcagcagccgtccCCTGTGTCCACGCTGCTGCCCCAGGACGGGGTGGCTCAGCTGGAGCGGGCGGTGCGTGAGCTGCAGGCAGGCGGGGACTCCCTGGTGCAGCAGGTGCTGGTGGCGGCTGCAGCCCAGCAGCAGCTCAACTCGGTACTGTACAGCCCTGGGCCCTCGGCTGACACTCTGCAGAAACACGTACAGGAGAACATGAACAGTCTTCAGCTGGGAGGAAATGATCGATCCATGAACtgtcagcagcagcaacaacagcaacaacaacaacaacaacaacatcatcaacaacaacaacagcaacaccaccaacagcaacaacaacaacaacagcaccaacaacagcagcagcagcagcagcctccacaGTCCATACTGGAaaatctgcagcagcagcatcaacaaGCATTGGAGAACCTACAACATCAACAGAATGTGCTGGAAAATTTGAAACAGCATCAGAAAGTTCTAGAGAACTTCCAACAGCATCAGCAAGTCTTGGAtaacctgcagcagccctcactgcaacaacagcagcaacaacagcagcagcagcaccccaaAGTGCTGGAGTCAATTCAGCAACAGCAGAACACTTTGGTCAACCTTCAGCATCAGAAAGTTCTGAATGACCTGCAGCAGCAAAACAGTTTTGAGAaccttcagcagcagcagcagcagcagcagcagcagcagcagcagcagaatgtCTTTAAGAGCCTGGAACAGTTGCAGTCAGAGATCATGCAGCAGCAGATCCCCATGCAATGCACCCCCAGTTTTCCATCCAGTGGGGCTCCTAAGCAGCAGCCCCCCACCTGCCACCCTTCTGAGGGCCTTCTCCATAGTTCCCcccagcagcaacaacagcagcagcagcagcagcagcaacagcaacaagcaCTTTTCCAACAAGCCGGTGGACTCTTGACCATCCAGACGTCCAGCTTCCTTCAGCAGCCCTCCCATCCTTCCCCACCCCAGCAGCTTTTCCAGACACCGACCCAGATGTCGGAGACCCAGGGTCAGCAGGCGGTGCTGTTCGGGTCCAAACCCACGCCGGCTCAGGCACAGGTCCAGGCAGCTCTCTTCCCCGGTACCATCACCATGCTGGCAGCCGACCAACAACAGGCCCCCCCTGGCCTCTTCCTGGATCAGAGTATTGTACCGGGCCAGTTGGGAACAGACAGCAATCAGACTCAGCAACAActggaacagcagcagcagcagcagattgCTTTCATCACCCCCATGCAGACGTCTGCGTCCGAGGCCCAGGCGGTATCGCTGCTTCAGGGGCAAATCCAGTTGTCCACTCCTATGGAGCAGCAGCGTTCGCCCCAGCAGCAGATGCAACCACAGCCCCAGGCAGCCCCCCTGTTCCAAAGCCAaccccagcaacagcagcagcaacaacagcagcagcagcaacaacaacaacaacagcagccgcagcagcagcagcagcaaacagGCCTGTTGTTCTGCACCAACCCCCTGAACCACCAGGACCTGCCCCCGTCTCTGCTGTTCAGCAGCCAGCCTCAGGGCCTCTTCCAGGACCAGCCCATGCAGGTGGTGCCCAGCAGTGCCAGTGTGAGTGTGGAAGCCGCCTCCAACCAATCGGCTGTCCCTCAGTCCCAgggctcccagaatcctctgcTGTTCTCCCAGACTGGCATGGTGTCCGTGGGACAGCAAGACGCCGCAGAGCCGATGTCCTTCCAGGAGCAGAGCGCGGTGGTGGGCGACCCGTCCGCCCAGGGCGGCTCCTCGCAGCCCGGGCTGTTTCAGGACCAGCAGCCCATGCAGGTGGTGCCCAGCTCCGGCAGCGTTTCCGTCAGCTCCGGCGACCAGTCCACCGTCGGCCTTTTCCTGCCGCAGGCGGCCATCACAGCTCTACAAGGAGGCGTGAGCAGCCAGGAGATGCCTCCGACTGCCACCACGGCGGCCATCTTTGCTGGGCAGAGCACCATGGCAGTAGGGGGGCTTCAGAGCTCCGGCGGCTCCACAGCACAAGCCGCCTCTGACGCTCTCTTCCAGTCAGCCCTGACGGGAGCCCTCAGCCAGCCGGGGCAGCCTCCGCAGTCGGGCCTCTTCCTCTTTGAACTACCCAACG ATTGCAGTCAGCTCCTGAATCCTCAAGGCCCTTCGCTAGCCAACCCGTTGGTGTCGCTGGGCCACGGAGGACCCGGTCCCAACCAGGGCTCGATGCCCAGCAGCGCCCAGATCCAGACCCTGCTGGAGCAGTCCAGCAGCCTGAGCGACACCCAGAACATGGTGAAGATCGACGACATCCTGGAGACGctgcaggagcaggagaagaaCCTGTCAGGGGACTTTTAG